In one Neosynechococcus sphagnicola sy1 genomic region, the following are encoded:
- a CDS encoding IS5 family transposase, giving the protein LVTAASVPEREGAKQVLQQVKQMGQGVSRLHTIWADGGFDGNPFLMWVMDVCRWIVEVVLRPEQTKGFVLLKKRWVVERTFGWLMGYRRLVRDYELWPETSETFIYLAMIRIMVRQLA; this is encoded by the coding sequence TCTTGGTGACTGCCGCGAGTGTACCCGAACGAGAGGGGGCTAAACAGGTACTCCAACAGGTGAAACAGATGGGTCAAGGGGTATCGCGACTGCATACGATTTGGGCCGATGGCGGTTTTGACGGTAATCCATTCCTGATGTGGGTGATGGATGTTTGTCGGTGGATTGTGGAGGTTGTGCTGCGACCAGAGCAAACCAAAGGGTTCGTATTGCTGAAAAAAAGGTGGGTTGTTGAACGAACATTTGGCTGGCTCATGGGGTACCGTCGATTGGTTCGAGACTATGAGTTATGGCCAGAAACTTCGGAGACATTTATTTACCTGGCCATGATACGAATCATGGTGAGGCAGTTAGCATAA